In Tenacibaculum sp. 190524A02b, the genomic stretch ATGGAATTTAATGGAGTTTTTTGTGGCAATCTGCTATATAAAAGAAAGATTACTTCGTCGTACCTTCCTCGTAAGGACGTAATCCATTGGTTTATATGCTAAAAAAACATATTCTTAAATCGAACTCACATTAGTTATGAAAAAACACACCCTACAACTTGTGTTCTTTTTCCTTTTTACAACCTTCAATTTACTGAGTCAAAACTATGCTATTTCAGTTAATGATAATCATGAATTCAACTCTGTTTTTCAGGGTTTAGAATCTGGAAATTTTAACGGAACAGCTAACGGTGTTTTAATTGTAAAGGACACACAAAACAAAGAGCTTTTACTAGACTTTCAAGGCAGTTATGCAGAATTAGACATTGAAAAAGATGAACATGAGATTTACGATATTAGTTATAAAAAATACACAGGAAAAACAACTAGTGGGAGAACAAAAATAATATATCAAACTTACGCTTTTGCTAACGCATTAGCTATTTACTTACAAGGAGTTCATTACGAACTCTCAGTAATTGATGGTGCTTGTGAACAAATTATTAATGGTCTTGAATATTCGTATACATCAGAAAAAAGCACTGAATATTTGATCATCCGAGTTACAAAAGAAATTGTATTAAACGATATAAAATCTACTAAGTCAATTAAAATTATCCCGAATTCTACCTTAGTGTTTGCTATAAATAGAAGTAAATAGACTTCTGTTTTGAACTTTACAACTAATTTCTTTTAATATATCTAAAGGAATTGTAAAATATAATTTTTAACTTTTAAGCTACACTTTAATCTATAACAAAAGATACTACTTTAAATAAAGCTCAAAAATGACCTATTTAAACCCTTCTTATTATTTTGATTTTGAAGAAAGCAACATTCAAAAACTCATTACTAACTACCAACACTTATCAGATAAAGAAAAAGCCATTAGTATTTATACTAGAGTCCGTGATAATTGGAAGTACAATCCGTATGCTATTAGTTTTACCAAAAAAAACTATAAAGCAAGCATCATTGCAGGTAAAGACTCTGGTAATTGTGTTGAAAAATCCATACTTCTAATTGCATGTCTTAGAGCCTTGCATATTCCTGCTCGATTACATTTAGGAAAAGTTAAAAATCATTTAGCTGTGGAAAGATTAACTGAAAAGTTTGGATCAAATGAATTAACACCTCACGGCATGGTTAACGTATTTTTAAACAATAAATGGTTAAAAATGTCTCCTGCCTTTAATAGCTCACTTTGTAAAAAATTCAATGTTTTACCTTTAGATTTTGACGGTAAAAACAACTCTTTTTTACAGCAGTACAATAAAAATGGTAGTTTGTTTATGGAGTATACGGAAGATTACGGACATTTTGAGGATGTGCCTTTAGACTTTATGAAAGAAAACATCAAGGCACATTATCCACATATTTTTGATACTAATGACACAATTACTGAATTTAAATTGTAAATCTCTTATTTTTGAAAATACAATCTTCTAATCCCTTTTGAACACCCTATGAATAGAGTTGATAGATTAATGAGTATTTTACTAACCCTACAATCTAAAAAATTTGTTCCTGCAAAAACACTTGCTAGTAAGTATAAATTAAGCGAACGAACTATTTACAGAGACTTGAAAGCTTTAAACGAAATTGGGGTTCCAATATATTTAGAACCTAATAAAGGTTATAGCCTTATGCATGGTTACTTCCTTCCTCCACTTTCTTTTACTATTGAAGAAGCAAACTCATTAGTACTATTACAATCCTTAGCTAGTAAGTTTGCCGACCAATCTGTCTATAAAAAATCAGAAAGTGCATTAGAGAAAATTAAAGCGCTATTAAAAAATGAAGATTGGAAAAAGAATAAAGACATCAGCTCTAAAATAGAAGTTTACATCCCTGAAAACAATGAAAATCACACTGATCATTTATTAAAAATACAAACAGGAATTTCTACTAAAAATATTTTAAGTATTACCTATACGGATAATCAAGACAATGAAACTCAAAGAGAAGTTGAACCTATCGGTTTAATTTTCTATACCAATCAATGGCACTTAATTGCTTGGTGTTGTTTAAGGAAAGCTTATAGAGATTTTAAAGTTTCAAAAATCAATCACCTAATACTTACCTCAAAAGAATACACTAAAGAGCACTCCTTTACTATTCAAGATTATATGAAGATTTTTTAGTTTTACAAAAATCACTGACATAGGGTTGTCATACCTACTATATATACTTGCAATATAAATTAAAACTTACCTAATTAATAAAAAGTATATAATATGGAACAACCATTTTTTAGCATTCCAAATGTATTATTTGATAATAATAACGAATTAATTATCAAAGCTTCTACTACTTCCTCTAAAGATGATTTTGATTTTTTTCAAGGAAAATTTGTGCTTAAAAACAAAAAACGAAAAGAAATTTTCAATAATTGTAATGAATGGATAACATTTGATTCAACTCAAGAAATGTATAAAATTCTACACGGTTTAGGAAATATTGACAATTTTTTAGCTATTAGAGATGGTAAGCCTTTTGAAGGAATGACAGTTAGACTATTTAATCCAGAAACCAAACTATGGAGTATGTATTGGGCGGATTCTAACAGAGGGAAATTTGACCCGCCAGTTGTTGGGTCATTTAAAAATAACATTGGCTATTTTTTTACTAAAGACATTATTAACGGTAAAAATGTTCTTGTTGTTTTTCGTTGGGATAAAACCGATGAAAATAATCCTAAATGGGGACAAGCTTTTTCAAATGATCAAGGTAAAACTTGGGAATGGAACTGGTTTATGGATATGACAAAAACAGGATAATAACCAATACTAACTGTAGTATAATAAGAACTCCCTTAATTCACACAATGATAATTAAGGGAGCTCATTTTAAACTTTTAATAATTGATTGTATCACTTAAGCGATAACTTCAAGGGTATTTATTTATACATTTAAAAACTTAATTAATTATATAATGGTGCTTTGCCCCATATGTAAGTTTTTAAAGTTAACATCACTATCATCTTCATTTTGGATATAGTCTTCAATAAAATCTCCTACTTTGCTAGTTGAAAATGGATTTTCAGGATTAATATCTTCTGTAGTTACTCCTAAATCTAACGATTTTTGTACTGCTCTTTCAATAGCAGCTGCTTCTTCATGCAAACCTAAATGTTGTAACAACATAGCTGCTGATAAAATTGAAGCTAAAGGGTTAGCTATATCCTTTCCTTTTGCTTGTGGAAAAGAACCATGAATTGGCTCAAACAAGGCATTTTCTTTCCCTACAGAAGCAGAAGCTAACAATCCTATTGATCCACCAATTACACTTGCTTCATCTGAAATAATATCTCCAAATAAATTTTCTGTAAGAATTACATCAAACTGTTTTGGATTTAAAATTAACTGCATTGCTGCATTATCTACAAATAAGAAGTCTAATGCTACATCTTCATATTGGCTAGCTAAAGCTGTTACTGTTTTTCTCCATAATCTAGAAGTTTCTAAAACATTTGCTTTATCTACTAACGTTAATTTCTTACGTCTAGTTTGCGCTGTTTTAAAAGCTAAATGTGCTATTCTTTCTATTTCTTCTACAGAATATGTACAACCATCAGAAGCTACTTGACCATCTTCACTTAACTCTTTTTTACCAAAATAGATACCTCCAGTTAACTCTCTATAAATACTAATATCCGTTCCCTGAATACGATCTCTTTTAAGCGGAGAGTTCTCTATTAACTTGTCGTAAGCTTTTACTGGACGTACATTACAAAACAATCCTAACTCCTTACGTAAACGTAATAATCCTTGTTCTGGACGAACTTTTGCTGTTGGATCATTATCATATTTGGGATCTCCAATTGCACCAAATAAAACGGCATCAGAACTTTTACACAACTCAACGGTTTCATCTGGTAATGGATTACCAGTTGCATCAATTGCACAAGCTCCCATTGAGGCTTCTTTATATAAAAAAGTATGATCAAAAACATCTGCTACAGCATTTAATGCTTTCTTTGCTTGTGCCGTAACTTCTGGTCCAATTCCATCTCCTGGTATAACTGTAATATTTACTTTCATTTCTATATTCTTTTAGACACTGTCTGCCCTTTTTACCCTTCAATTAAAATGGGCAGACGTTTTAGAATTTAGTTGTGTCCTTATATTGTATTATTTAATTCAAACGCTTGTATTTCTTCCTTTTTACTTACCAAAAAGTCAATATCATCATATCCATTTATCAAACACACTTTTTTATAAGCATCAATATCAAAACTTACATTTCCTATTGGAGTTCTTAGTTCTTGCGCTTCTAAGTTGACCATAATCCTTGTCGTTGGATCTATAGTAACTATATCCATAAGCTTAGCTAAAAACTCTTTAGAAACTTGGATAGGTAATATACCATTATTTAAGGCATTTCCTTTAAAAATATCAGCAAAAAAACTACTAACAATAACTTTAAATCCATATCCTGATAGTGCCCAAGCAGCATGCTCTCTACTTGATCCACACCCAAAGTTATCTCCTGCAATTAAAATACTTCCACTATATTTTAAGTTATTTAAAACAAAGTCTGTATTTAAATCTCCATTTTTATGAAAGCGCCAATCTCTAAAAACATTATCTCCAAACCCTTTTTTATCCGTAGCCTTTAAAAAACGTGCTGGAATAATTTGATCTGTATCAATATTTTCTGTTGGTAACGGTACTGCTGTATCTACTAGTTTAACAAACTTCTCCATTAATTCAAATGTTTTGTAAAGTCAATAATTTTACCTTCTACAGCGGTTGCTGCTGCCATTAGTGGACTTGCTAAAATAGTTCTAGCTCCTTGTCCTTGACGTCCTTCAAAGTTTCTATTTGAAGTTGATACACAATATTCTCCTTCAGGTATTTTATCATCATTCATTGCTAAGCAAGCTGAACAACCTGGTTGGCGTAATTGAAATCCTGCTTCTTCAAATATAGTTTGTAAACCTTCTTCTTGAATTTGTTTAGCTACTTGTTGTGAACCTGGTACTAGCCATGCATTTACATTAGCTGCTTTTTGCTTACCTTTAACATAATCTGCCGCTACTCTAAAATCTTCTATTCTAGAATTAGTACAGCTACCTATAAAAACGTAATTTACTTCTTTATCTATTAAACTCTCTCCTTTTTGAAAGTCCATATACTTCAACGCCTTTTTAAAAGAATCATCATCTTCTTTAGGAATTGTTTCAGAAATACCTATTCCCATACCTGGGTTTGTTCCATACGTCAACATAGGTTCAATATCTTCTGCATTAAAGGAATATTCCTGATCAAAAACAGCATTTTCATCTGTTTTTAAGGTTTTCCAATAAGCTACTTTCTTATCAAACTCTTCTCCTTTAGGCGCAAATTCTCTATCTTTTACATACTCAAAAGTAGTTTCATCTGGTGCAATCATTCCTCCTCTTGCTCCCATTTCAATACTCATGTTACACACTGTCATTCTTCCTTCCATAGACATTTCTTCAAATACGTTTCCAGCGTATTCACAAAAATATCCTGTTCCTGAATTGGTTCCTAACTTAGAGATAACATATAAGATAACATCTTTAGGTAAAACTCCCTTTTTCAGTTTACCATTAACATTTACTCGTAAACTTTTTGGCTTCTCTAATAGTAAACACTGACTTGCAAATACTTGTGCTACTTGACTTGTTCCAATTCCAAAAGCAATTGTTCCAAAAGCTCCGTGTGTAGATGTATGACTATCTCCACAAACCATAGTCATTCCTGGTTGTGTAATTCCAAGTTCAGGTGCCATAACATGCACAATACCATTATATTTATGCCCTAAACCATACAATGTAATTCCATTTTTTTCACAGTTCTTTGTTAACTGTTCCAACTGGTTTCTAGATAATTCGTCTTTTACTGGTAAGTGCTGATCTACCGTTGGCGTATTATGATCTGCAGTAGCAACAATCTTATCTGGTCGTGCAATTGGAATATTTCTTTCTTCCAATTCCTTAAACGCCTGCGGACTTGTTACTTCATGAATTAAATGTTTATCTATATACAATATTTGTGGGCCATTCTCTACTGTATCTACCACATGTGCATCCCACACTTTATCAAATAGTGTTTTTCCCATTAGGCTATTGCTATATTTGAAATTTTACTGACTTGTTTCATTATCACGTGAATATCTTCATCGATTACTTCTTTTTGCCTATCTGCAAATTGTAAAAAGGTTTTGTAAGCAACATCTAACTGTACTTTGGTTAATTCATAACCAATTTTTTTAGCTCTATATGCTAAAGCTGCTCTACCACTTCTTGCTGTTAAAACAATAGCACTTTCAGTTACACCAACTTCTGCTGGATCAATAATTTCATAAGTTTCCCTATTTTTTATTACTCCATCTTGGTGAATTCCTGAACTATGCGCAAATGCATTAGCTCCTACAATTGCTTTATTAGGCTGCACTAACATACCCATTTTTTCTCGAACCATTAAACTTGTATCGTACAATAATTTAGCATCAATACCTGTATGTAAGTTCAAATGTGAGTGTTGCCTTAATATCATGGCTACTTCCTCTAATGCTGTATTTCCGGCACGCTCTCCAATTCCATTAATTGTACACTCTATTTGACGTGCACCATTTACTGCACCTGCAATTGAATTTGCTGTAGCTAAACCTAAATCATTATGACAATGACATGAAATTGTTACATTTTCAATACCTTTTACATTATCTTTTAAGTACTTTATTTTAGCTCCATACTCTTCTGGTAAACAATATCCCGTAGTATCAGGAATATTTAGTACTGTAGCACCTGCTTTTATTACTTCTTCACATACCTTTGCTAAGAAAGCATTGTCTGTTCTTCCTGCATCTTCAGCAAAAAACTGAACATCATCTACAAAGTTTCTAGCATAAGCTACTGCTTTAGTAGCCCTTTCAATTACTTCCTCTCTAGAAATATTGAACTTATGTTTTATATGTGAATCACTTGTACCTATTCCTGTATGTATTCTTGGTTTTTTAGCTACCTTGAGCGCCTCTCCTGCTACCTCTATATCTTTTTTAACGGCTCTTGTTAACCCACAAACCGAAGCATTTTTCACCAATTTAGCAATTTCGTTCACCGAAGCAAAGTCACCTGGACTTGATATTGGAAAACCAGCCTCAATAATATCAACTCCCAAAACATCTAATCTTTCTGCAATTATTAACTTTTGTTGTGTGTCTAGTTTACATCCAGGGACTTGCTCTCCATCTCTTAATGTAGTATCGAAAATTTGGACTTTATCATTTGGCATAATCTAAAAACTTTTGTCTTAATGTTAATTCAAATGTATATATTGGTTTTTCTAAGTAACCTTTTTAAAACAGGTTATCTACGAGACTTAACACAAAATAATTATTTTTTAAAAACTGAATATCAGTTAGTTATGAGCAAAACAATTACATCAACCAACCAACAAAATGATTCTCTTTTTATTTTGATAAAGTCCTTATCAAAGTCAGAAAAGCGTCAATTTAATCTTTATGTTGGGCGTTTAGGTGGTAATGTAGATGCAAAATTTTTTGCACTTTTTAAATTATTAGAAAAACAAAAAAGCTATGATGAAAAAGCAATCATTAAAAGTGGTGTTGTTAGCAAGCAACAGCTTTCTAATCTTAAAGCACATTTGTATAAACAAATATTAACTAGTTTACGTTTAAACCCAGCCCATAAAAACATTAGAATTCAAATTAGAGAACAATTAGATTTTGCAACTGTTCTTTATTTGAAAGGGTTGTATAAACAGAGTTTAAAACTATTAGAGAAAGCCAAAAATATGGCTCTTGATAGTGAAGAAAAAAATATTGCCTATGAAATTGTTGAATTTGAAAAAATTATTGAAAGTCAATATATAACTAGAAGCCTTAATACTAGAGCAGACGAATTAACTATTCAAGCCAAAGAACTAAGCCAACAAAATGTTATTACTAGTAAACTTTCTAACCTTTCATTACAGTTATATGGTATATTATTAAAAAAAGGATATGTTAGAAATGATGAAGAGCTTAAAAAAGTTAATGATTATTTTGAGGCTAGATTACCTAAATACAACTTTAACACATTAGGTTTTAGAGAAAAATTATGGTTATACAAGGCTAATTTATGGCATAGTTTTTTAACCCAAGATTTTCTAAAAAGCTACAAACATGCTAACAAATGGATTTTATTATTTAAATCAGATCCAAAAAACATATCCTTACACCCAGTATTCTATCTTAAAGGAATTAACTATTTATTAGAAAGCTTATTCTTTGTAAAACATTATCATAAATTTAAAGAAGAATTCGCTCTTTTTGAAGAAAATATAGAAACGAAAACAATTCCACAAAATAGTAATACTGAAATTTTAATTTTCCAATATTATTATGCTAACAAACTTCATTTGCATTTTTTAGAAGGTAGCTTTAAAGAAGGAGAATATTTAGTTGCTATTATTAACCAAAAAATTGAAGAATATAGAAGCCTTTTAGATAATCATCATGTTGTTGTGTTATATTATAAAATTGCTTGTCTATATTTTGGAATGGGAGATAACAAAAACTGTATCTTATATCTAAATAAGATTATAAAATCTAAAAACTTACACGTTGCTGAAGACTTACAATGCTTTGCTAGAGTACTAAGTTTAATTGCTCATTATGAATCTGGTTTAGATTATCATTTAGAAGTACAGTTTAAGGATACCTACCGTTTTTTATTAAAAATGGAAAACCTACAAGAGGTACAAAAAGAATTTATTTCTTCAATAAAATCACTTGGAGATGTGTATCCTCACCAAATAAAAAAGGAATTTAAAAAGATATATGAACGTTTAAAAATATTTGAAAATCATCCTTATGAAAAAAGAGCTTTCCTGTATTTAGATATTTTATCTTGGTTAGAAAGCAAAATAGCAAACAAAACTGTTGGTGAAATTATTCAAGAAAAATTTAAACAAATTAACAAGTAATTTAAAATCATTTATATATATTTGACCCGATGTTATTAGACGAAAGAAATATAACTTATTCTAAAACCACCATTACAGTGGCTTCTTTTGCTATTACAATCATTTCTACTATCATTATTATTACCCTTTAGGGGGTAGCTATAAACATATAATCTTTTCATACTATATATTTTTTATAAAATAAAAAATAAACAAACAACTAATTTTTAGACAACAACACATACATAACATTTAAAATGAAAGTTTTAAAATTTGGAGGCTCATCTGTAGCTAACAGTCAAAACATAAGTAAAGTAGTTAGCATTGTAGCTAAAACTGCTTCAAAAGAAAAAATTGCCGTAGTGGTATCTGCTTTTGGTAAAACAACTAATAAACTTATTGCTTCAGCAAATTTTGCAGCTAATAATCAAACTGATTATTTAGAGCTATATAATGAAGTTAAAGAACACCACTTACAAGTAATAGACACCTTAGTAAATACTAAACAAAAATCAGCTGTAACTGTACATGTTAGCAAGCTATTTAGCCAGTTAAAAACTTTATTAGAAGGATGTTTCTTATTACAAGAAATCACACCAAAAGCAATGGCAACTATTAGTGGCTTTGGTGAATTACTTTCTTCTTATATTATCTCAGAAGTTGCAAAAAATAATTTAGATGCAACTTATAAAGACAGTAGGGAATTAATTAGAACTAATAATGTTTTTGATAAAGCTGTAGTCAACTTTAAAACTACAAATCAAAACTGTGTAAATTATTTTAAACAAAACCAACACCAAGTAACTGTTTTACCTGGGTTTATAGCTAAAACGGAAAGCGGTTTATCTACTACATTAGGAAGAGGCGGTTCTGACTATACAGCTGCTATTTACGCTGCAGCTCTAGGTGCTAATGAGTTACAAATATGGACAGATGTAAGCGGTATGTTTACAGCGAATCCTAGTATTGTAAAACAAGCTTTTCCTATACCAGAGATTTCATATCAAGAAGCTATGGAGTTATCTCATTTTGGAGCAAAAGTGATTTATCCTCCAACTATCCAACCTGTACTCTACAAGGAAATACCTATTGTAATAAAAAACACATTTGAACCAGATAACAAAGGGACTTTAATAGCTAATAATATACAGAGTAATAGTCCTGTAAAAGGAATCAGTCATATAGAAAATATTACTTTATTAACTTTAGAAGGAAGTGGTATGATTGGAGTTTCAGGTGTTTCAAAACGTATGTTTGAAACGCTATCCAATCAAGAAATAAATGTGGTGCTAATTACACAAGCCTCTTCTGAGCATTCTATTTGTGTAGGAATTTATGACGATGACGCAGAAAAAGCAGAAAAAGCATTAAACCAAGCTTTTGAAATTGAAATAGAACGCCACAAAGTAAATCCAGTTGTTATAGAACAAGGATTATCTATTCTTGCTCTAGTTGGAGATAACATGAAAAATCACCAAGGATTAAGTGGTCAAATGTTTAGTGCTTTAGGTAAAAATAATGTTAACATAAGAGCTATTGCACAAGGTGCATCACAAAAAAACATATCTGCTGTAATAGATAGTAAAGATGCTAAAAAAGGTTTAAATACTTTACATGAACAGTTTTTTGAAGAAAAAATTAAACAACTAAATTTATTTGTTACTGGAGTAGGAAATGTAGGCGAACGTTTTTTAGCTCAAATAAATCAACAAAGTAAATATTTAAAAGAGCATTTAAAAATGAGCATTAGAGTTGTAGGAATTGCTAACTCAAAAAAAATGGCTTTTGATACCTCTGGAATAGATTTAGATAATTGGAATTCTGTCCTTTCTAATGGAGAACCAGCTTCTTTAGATTCCTTTTTTAATAAAACGAAATCATTAAACTTACGTAACGCTGTTTTTGTAGATAATACAGCTAATCAAAAAGTCTCTGAAGTTTACGAAAAATATTTACGCAACAATATAGCAGTTGTTACTTGTAATAAAATAGCTTGCGCCTCTCAATTAGAAAACTATAAAACATTAAAACAAATATCACGTAAATACAATGCCCCATTTTTATTTGAAACTAATGTTGGTGCTGGATTACCTATTATAGACACGCTTAAAAACTTAGTTGCTTCTGGTGATAGAGTTCATAAAATACAAGCTGTTTTATCAGGAAGTTTAAACTTTGTTTTTAACAACTTTAATGCTTCCACTACTTTTCATGATGTAGTTACTGAAGCTCAAAATCAAGGATATACAGAACCAGACCCTAAAATTGATTTAAGCGGAGTAGATGTAGCTAGAAAAATATTAATTCTTGCTCGTGAAAGTGGTTATGAATTAGAGCTATCTGATATTGAAAATAATGCATTCTTGCCAGAAAAAAGCTTGAATACTACCAATAATAACGATTTTTATACTACACTTACTGAATTTGAGGATGATTTTCAAACACTATTTAAAGAAGCAAACGACAAAAAGTGTCGCTTAAAATATGTAGCCGAATTTTCTAATGGAAAAGCTAAGGTTGGGTTACAACAAATCCCAACTGAACATCCTTTTTATAATTTAGAAGGAAGCGACAATATTGTGCTATTCTACACAGATAGATACCCTAAACAACCTTTGCAAATTAAAGGAGCTGGTGCTGGTGCAGACGTAACTGCTTCAGGTATTTTTGCTGATGTTATTAGAACTGGAAATAATTAATTTATTGTAACCTTTTATAGACTAAAAATGAATTCAATAAAAATATTTGCTCCTGCAACTGTAGCCAATGTTTCCTGTGGATTTGATTCTATGGGGTTCGCTGTAGAAACCAAAGGAGATGAAATGACCTTTACCAAAACAAATAAAAAAGGGGTAACCATAACTAGTATTACTGGTGCTGAAGGATTAACATTAGATCCTACCAAAAATGCTGCTGGTGTAGTTGCTTTAGCAATGTTAACTAAACACCCTTGTGATTTTGGTATTGCAATTACCATGCACAAAGGCTTTGCTCCTGGTAGTGGTCTGGGAAGTAGTGCAGCAAGCTCAGCTGGAGCTGCCTTTGGTGTAAATCAATTACTAGGTCAACCTTTTTCTAATACTGAACTTACTAAGTTTGCTATGCTAGGGGAAGAAGCTGCCTGTGGTACTCCTATTGCCGATAATGTTTCTGCTGCTATTTTTGGAGGCTTTGTTTTAATTAGAAATTATCACCCTTTAGATATTATACGTCTACCTGTTCCTGAAGAACTTAGATTAGTTGCAATTCACCCACAAATCGAAGTAAAAACCAAAGACGCTCGTGATGTATTACCTAAAGATGTTCCGCTTAAAAGTGCAATTACACAGTGGGCTAATGTAGGTGGGTTAATTAGTGGCTTATATACTAATGATTATAATTTAATTAGTAATTCCTTAACAGATGTAATTGTTGAGCCTGCTAGAAAGCATTTAATTCCTCATTTTGATACTGTTAAAAATGAAGCCATTAAAGCTGGAGCTTTAGGTGCTGGAATTTCTGGAGCAGGTCCTACAATCTTTGCTTTATGCCAAGGTGATGCTGTTGCTCAAAAAGTACATAACGCTATAGAAAATGCCTATTCAAATACAGGAATTGAATACTATGTATTCCAATCTAAAGTAAACACAAAAGGAATACAAATTTTAGAAACAACATAACAAACTATAGTTTACATTGTAAACAAAAACAAACAACACAAGATGAAGTATTATAGTCTTAACAAAAAATCACCAGATGTTAGCTTTCAAAAAGCGGTGGTAAACGGATTAGCCCCAGATAGAGGCTTGTATTTCCCTAAAAGCATTACTCCATTATCTAAGGAGTTTATTGAAAATATAGATCAATACTCTAATGAAGAAATTGCATACGAAGCTATTAAACAATTTGTTGGTGATGAAATTCCTACAGAAACCTTAAAAGAAATCATTAGTGAAACCTTATCTTTTGATTTCCCTGTAGTTTCTATAGAAGAAAATGTACATACTTTAGAGCTTTTTCATGGCCCTACAATGGCTTTCAAAGATGTTGGTGCTAGATTTATGGCTAGATGCCTAGGGTATTTTAATAGAAACAACAGCAACCAAGTAACTGTTTTAGTAGCTACTTCTGGAGATACAGGTGGTGCCGTTGCTCATGGATTCTTAGGTGTTAAAGGAGTTGATGTTGTTATTTTATATCCTAGTGGAAAAGTTAGTGATATT encodes the following:
- a CDS encoding transglutaminase-like domain-containing protein, with protein sequence MTYLNPSYYFDFEESNIQKLITNYQHLSDKEKAISIYTRVRDNWKYNPYAISFTKKNYKASIIAGKDSGNCVEKSILLIACLRALHIPARLHLGKVKNHLAVERLTEKFGSNELTPHGMVNVFLNNKWLKMSPAFNSSLCKKFNVLPLDFDGKNNSFLQQYNKNGSLFMEYTEDYGHFEDVPLDFMKENIKAHYPHIFDTNDTITEFKL
- a CDS encoding YafY family protein, translating into MNRVDRLMSILLTLQSKKFVPAKTLASKYKLSERTIYRDLKALNEIGVPIYLEPNKGYSLMHGYFLPPLSFTIEEANSLVLLQSLASKFADQSVYKKSESALEKIKALLKNEDWKKNKDISSKIEVYIPENNENHTDHLLKIQTGISTKNILSITYTDNQDNETQREVEPIGLIFYTNQWHLIAWCCLRKAYRDFKVSKINHLILTSKEYTKEHSFTIQDYMKIF
- the leuB gene encoding 3-isopropylmalate dehydrogenase codes for the protein MKVNITVIPGDGIGPEVTAQAKKALNAVADVFDHTFLYKEASMGACAIDATGNPLPDETVELCKSSDAVLFGAIGDPKYDNDPTAKVRPEQGLLRLRKELGLFCNVRPVKAYDKLIENSPLKRDRIQGTDISIYRELTGGIYFGKKELSEDGQVASDGCTYSVEEIERIAHLAFKTAQTRRKKLTLVDKANVLETSRLWRKTVTALASQYEDVALDFLFVDNAAMQLILNPKQFDVILTENLFGDIISDEASVIGGSIGLLASASVGKENALFEPIHGSFPQAKGKDIANPLASILSAAMLLQHLGLHEEAAAIERAVQKSLDLGVTTEDINPENPFSTSKVGDFIEDYIQNEDDSDVNFKNLHMGQSTII
- the leuD gene encoding 3-isopropylmalate dehydratase small subunit, giving the protein MEKFVKLVDTAVPLPTENIDTDQIIPARFLKATDKKGFGDNVFRDWRFHKNGDLNTDFVLNNLKYSGSILIAGDNFGCGSSREHAAWALSGYGFKVIVSSFFADIFKGNALNNGILPIQVSKEFLAKLMDIVTIDPTTRIMVNLEAQELRTPIGNVSFDIDAYKKVCLINGYDDIDFLVSKKEEIQAFELNNTI
- the leuC gene encoding 3-isopropylmalate dehydratase large subunit gives rise to the protein MGKTLFDKVWDAHVVDTVENGPQILYIDKHLIHEVTSPQAFKELEERNIPIARPDKIVATADHNTPTVDQHLPVKDELSRNQLEQLTKNCEKNGITLYGLGHKYNGIVHVMAPELGITQPGMTMVCGDSHTSTHGAFGTIAFGIGTSQVAQVFASQCLLLEKPKSLRVNVNGKLKKGVLPKDVILYVISKLGTNSGTGYFCEYAGNVFEEMSMEGRMTVCNMSIEMGARGGMIAPDETTFEYVKDREFAPKGEEFDKKVAYWKTLKTDENAVFDQEYSFNAEDIEPMLTYGTNPGMGIGISETIPKEDDDSFKKALKYMDFQKGESLIDKEVNYVFIGSCTNSRIEDFRVAADYVKGKQKAANVNAWLVPGSQQVAKQIQEEGLQTIFEEAGFQLRQPGCSACLAMNDDKIPEGEYCVSTSNRNFEGRQGQGARTILASPLMAAATAVEGKIIDFTKHLN
- a CDS encoding 2-isopropylmalate synthase, producing the protein MPNDKVQIFDTTLRDGEQVPGCKLDTQQKLIIAERLDVLGVDIIEAGFPISSPGDFASVNEIAKLVKNASVCGLTRAVKKDIEVAGEALKVAKKPRIHTGIGTSDSHIKHKFNISREEVIERATKAVAYARNFVDDVQFFAEDAGRTDNAFLAKVCEEVIKAGATVLNIPDTTGYCLPEEYGAKIKYLKDNVKGIENVTISCHCHNDLGLATANSIAGAVNGARQIECTINGIGERAGNTALEEVAMILRQHSHLNLHTGIDAKLLYDTSLMVREKMGMLVQPNKAIVGANAFAHSSGIHQDGVIKNRETYEIIDPAEVGVTESAIVLTARSGRAALAYRAKKIGYELTKVQLDVAYKTFLQFADRQKEVIDEDIHVIMKQVSKISNIAIA